AGACTTGATGTCCGTAAATGGATATCCGACTACTTGGGGTTCCGAACCCTATAAAAACCAACAAATTGAGGAAACCGCAACAGTGGTAGAACGCTTACAAGTGGCTGGTGGAGTTTTGGTGGCCAAATTGGTTTCTGGCGCATTGGCGCGGGGTGACGTCTGGTTCGGGGGTAAGACGAGAAACCCATGGGATATTGAGGAGGGAGCTAGCGGTTCTTCTGCAGGCTCAGGTTCTGCAACTTCTGCTGGATTAGTCCCGTTTGCATTAGGGACAGAAACTTTAGGTTCCATTACCTCTCCTAGTTCCGTTAACGGTATCACAGGATTAAGACCTACGTATGGTAGGGTAAGTAGACATGGTGTTATGAGTCTTTCATGGTCCATGGATAAAGTAGGACCTATGTGTCGAAACGCTGAGGACTGCGCTATTGTTTTCAGTATTATCCAAGGTAAGGACTCGTTGGATAGGACAACAAGTACCGTTCCTTTCAACTATAATCCAGCTTTAGATTTTAAAACCTTTAAGGTGGCATATCTCAAGGATGACATCGAAAAAGATACCACTGAAGGAAAAGAAAATTTAGAAGAAGCCCTTAAAACTTTAAAAAAATTGGGCATTGACCCTACACCAGTAAGTTTACCAACTGAGATGCCCTATGATGGGTTCGATATTATTTTAAGGTCGGAATCCGGTGCCTTTTTTGACGAGTTGGTACTTTCCGGAAAGGTGGACAGCATGGTAGAGCAAGATAAAAAATCAAGGGCTAATTCATTAAGACAATCACGCTTTATACCTGCGGTCGAATATTTACAGGCCAACAGGCACCGGCAGGTTTTAATAGAGCAAATGCACCAAATCCTAAAGGATTACGATATACTGATATCGCCTTCTTTTGGCAACAAACAACTCCTGATTACCAATTTAACAGGGCATCCTGTAATTGCCGTACCTACTGGTCTGGATGAGGAAAACCATCCGACGAGTGTTACGTTCGTAGGCAATCTTTATGATGAGGAAAAGATTTTGTTGTTTGCAAAGGGTTTCCAAGACGCAACGGAATTTGATGAAATGCATCCCAAAGGTTTTGACTGAACACTTTGACTTCGCTCTAAGCGACTTTAAAGATTTGTACCATCAATTAAACCTTGCGACCATCCAATAGATTTATAACTCGCGAGCCATAGGCCGCATTCTTTTCGGAATGGGTTACTTGAATTATGGTAACGCCATCTTCTTGATTCAATTTTTTGAAAAGCTCCATAATCTCCTCGCTCTGTTGCGAGTTCAGGTTTCCTGTAGGTTCATCGGCCAGAATAAGTTTTGGGTTAGCAATAAGCGCACGCGCCACACCCACTAATTGTTGCTGTCCGCCACTCAGTTGTGCCGGGAACAAATCCTTTTTACCAACAATATTAAAACGGTCCAACATATCTGCCACCATGGCCTTGCGCTCCGCACCTTTATACTTTTTATAGAGCAAGGGCATTTCCAGGTTTTCCTGTACGGTAAGTTCATCCAAAAGGTGATAGGACTGAAAAACAAAACCAATATACTCCTTGTACAGATTAGCACGATGTTTCTCCTTGAGGGTATGTACGGATTCATGTAGAAAGTGATATTCCCCTTCGTCAAACCCGTCCAACATTCCAATAACATTTAGTAATGTAGATTTGCCGGAACCTGATGGACCCATGACGGATATAAACTCTCCTTCGGAAACTTCGAGATTAATATCTTTTAAAAGGAAAATGCGCTGCCCTCCAGAATTAACCCATTTGAAAATATTGTTTAGTTGTAGCAACATAGTTTCGTTTTATTGTTAATATGGAGTTATTCGGTTCGTAAACTTTTTACTGGACTCTTTCTCGCGGCGTTAAGGGCCACAAGACCAACGAGAAAAGCAGTGCCAAGAAATACCAATAGGCCAACTATTAAAAAGATGTATTGCTCTATATCTATTCGATAAGCAAATCCTGATAACCATCTCCTACTACCGTAATAGGCGATAGGCCATCCGACTAAAAATGCT
This sequence is a window from Maribacter aestuarii. Protein-coding genes within it:
- a CDS encoding amidase; amino-acid sequence: MSRKLTRLKTDFYMPDYRRNCSRFVTCFIVLLLIISCKNEKHSFSKNDIKSSQKLIGIEFSEEKIDTLYEYLEKNSKGYDSLRKYSLDKSVFPALFFDPTPKNFAFPKAKDTLISWYIPEGIDIPDSLNQLAFYTIPELASLIKNKKISSLKLTEFFLDRLKKYGPALECTITITEELALAQAKKLDAELANGHYRGILHGIPYGVKDLMSVNGYPTTWGSEPYKNQQIEETATVVERLQVAGGVLVAKLVSGALARGDVWFGGKTRNPWDIEEGASGSSAGSGSATSAGLVPFALGTETLGSITSPSSVNGITGLRPTYGRVSRHGVMSLSWSMDKVGPMCRNAEDCAIVFSIIQGKDSLDRTTSTVPFNYNPALDFKTFKVAYLKDDIEKDTTEGKENLEEALKTLKKLGIDPTPVSLPTEMPYDGFDIILRSESGAFFDELVLSGKVDSMVEQDKKSRANSLRQSRFIPAVEYLQANRHRQVLIEQMHQILKDYDILISPSFGNKQLLITNLTGHPVIAVPTGLDEENHPTSVTFVGNLYDEEKILLFAKGFQDATEFDEMHPKGFD
- a CDS encoding ABC transporter ATP-binding protein; translation: MLLQLNNIFKWVNSGGQRIFLLKDINLEVSEGEFISVMGPSGSGKSTLLNVIGMLDGFDEGEYHFLHESVHTLKEKHRANLYKEYIGFVFQSYHLLDELTVQENLEMPLLYKKYKGAERKAMVADMLDRFNIVGKKDLFPAQLSGGQQQLVGVARALIANPKLILADEPTGNLNSQQSEEIMELFKKLNQEDGVTIIQVTHSEKNAAYGSRVINLLDGRKV